In Ostrinia nubilalis chromosome 26, ilOstNubi1.1, whole genome shotgun sequence, one genomic interval encodes:
- the LOC135084645 gene encoding SR-related and CTD-associated factor 4-like, producing MTSSRKMWLSSLVACTLVAMATAAGEEYLPPNKGYNYPTPVIPFPTDVNGNKQPTPGPFRPATPTQGTYRPQQPPQRPQQPPQRPQQPPQRPQQPPQRPQQPQRPNTYVPPPPTPTGPSHDHDHSHDHHDEHHHHEPGMPFDFAYTVNEDGNDYSHNAISDGDVTRGEYRVALPDGRTQVVKYTADWKNGFNAEVSYEGEARYPDQQPGYGSGPSASPGQAYVPPSQGGGYQY from the exons ATGTGGCTCTCATCACTGGTCGCGTGCACGCTGGTTGCCATGGCAACGGCAGCAGGAGAAGAGTACCTACCCCCCAACAAAGGGTACAACTATCCCACTCCCGTCATACCCTTCCCGACTGACGTGAACGGGaataag CAACCCACCCCAGGCCCGTTCAGGCCGGCCACGCCGACCCAAGGCACGTACAGGCCTCAGCAGCCGCCGCAGAGACCGCAGCAGCCGCCGCAGAGGCCGCAGCAGCCGCCGCAGAGACCGCAGCAGCCTCCGCAGAGACCCCAGCAGCCACAGAGGCCTAACACCTATGTACCGCCACCACCGACTCCCACTGGACCTTCCCATGAC CACGACCACAGCCACGACCACCACGACGAGCACCACCACCACGAGCCCGGCATGCCCTTTGACTTCGCCTACACCGTCAACGAGGATGGAAACGACTACAGCCATAACGCCATCTCCGACGGTGACGTCACGAGAGGAGAGTACCGCGTGGCCCTGCCTGATGGACGCACGCAGGTGGTTAAATACACCGCTGATTGGAAGAACGGATTCAATGCTGAG GTGAGCTACGAAGGTGAGGCCAGATACCCTGACCAGCAGCCGGGCTACGGCAGCGGACCTTCAGCCAGTCCTGGCCAGGCCTACGTTCCCCCCAGCCAAGGCGGCGGATACCAGTATTAA